In a single window of the Pseudopipra pipra isolate bDixPip1 chromosome Z, bDixPip1.hap1, whole genome shotgun sequence genome:
- the RPS23 gene encoding small ribosomal subunit protein uS12 isoform X1 — protein sequence MGKCRGLRTARKLRSHRRDQKWHDKQYKKAHLGTALKANPFGGASHAKGIVLEKVGVEAKQPNSAIRKCVRVQLIKNGKKITAFVPNDGCLNFIEENDEVLVAGFGRKGHAVGDIPGVRFKVVKVANVSLLALYKGKKERPRS from the exons ATGG GGAAGTGCCGAGGCCTCCGCACGGCTCGGAAGCTGCGCAGCCATCGCCGCGACCAGAAGTGGCACGACAAGCAATACAAGAAGGCGCACCTGGGCACGGCATTGAAGGCCAACCCCTTCGGCGGCGCCTCCCACGCTAAGGGCATCGTCCTCGAGAAAGT TGGAGTAGAAGCCAAGCAGCCCAACTCTGCCATCAGGAAATGTGTCAGGGTCCAGCTGATTAAGAACGGCAAAAAAATCACAGCCTTTGTCCCCAATGATGGCTGCCTGAACTTCATTGAG GAGAACGATGAGGTGCTGGTGGCTGGGTTCGGGCGCAAGGGCCATGCCGTTGGGGACATCCCAGGGGTCCGCTTCAAGGTGGTCAAGGTGGCCAATGTGTCCCTGCTGGCGTTGTACAAGGGCAAGAAGGAGAGACCAAGATCATAA
- the RPS23 gene encoding small ribosomal subunit protein uS12 isoform X2 — translation MWKCRGLRTARKLRSHRRDQKWHDKQYKKAHLGTALKANPFGGASHAKGIVLEKVGVEAKQPNSAIRKCVRVQLIKNGKKITAFVPNDGCLNFIEENDEVLVAGFGRKGHAVGDIPGVRFKVVKVANVSLLALYKGKKERPRS, via the exons GGAAGTGCCGAGGCCTCCGCACGGCTCGGAAGCTGCGCAGCCATCGCCGCGACCAGAAGTGGCACGACAAGCAATACAAGAAGGCGCACCTGGGCACGGCATTGAAGGCCAACCCCTTCGGCGGCGCCTCCCACGCTAAGGGCATCGTCCTCGAGAAAGT TGGAGTAGAAGCCAAGCAGCCCAACTCTGCCATCAGGAAATGTGTCAGGGTCCAGCTGATTAAGAACGGCAAAAAAATCACAGCCTTTGTCCCCAATGATGGCTGCCTGAACTTCATTGAG GAGAACGATGAGGTGCTGGTGGCTGGGTTCGGGCGCAAGGGCCATGCCGTTGGGGACATCCCAGGGGTCCGCTTCAAGGTGGTCAAGGTGGCCAATGTGTCCCTGCTGGCGTTGTACAAGGGCAAGAAGGAGAGACCAAGATCATAA